From a single Apostichopus japonicus isolate 1M-3 chromosome 12, ASM3797524v1, whole genome shotgun sequence genomic region:
- the LOC139977618 gene encoding uncharacterized protein isoform X3, with product MADNGVEEKTGQEVIITPQAVVSTVQQQQPIQAQHVQAHQVQQQTLLPAAVQGITSLAQGQLSGVSVAPSVTTSQVSAVSQAQVQLAAAVAQVQAAQQQLQQQQAPQFLVNRTGAAPLILQGGQVVQAPITIQNLQNLQAAQQMAAAATAVQSQPQQALQASNQIRTTISQPSMGSYATSLAQNQNNAVTLASGLNAQQLQLLQQQLQGIQVVSPFMDSNKPWTPSGKQDSPMPESPMNQYKQINPQQVGVGGTQIQQISLQDLQQLQQLQQQNPSLQQYVLLQAGQMGNNVILQQKPSVVQQANLLQQVQGQLNLSQGQVIVGAATQQLQQASNAVAQGVAAGQQTLQAGNASTIQVQHVPKIQTVTPGTTHVIPQSTPEEQMDLEELEQFAKTFKQRRIKLGFTQGDVGLAMGKLYGNDFSQTTISRFEALNLSFKNMCKLKPLLQKWLDDADVTMANPELLGPQATADSIARRRKKRTSIETNIRVALEKSFLHNSKPSSEEIALLAEQLGMEKEVIRVWFCNRRQKEKRINPPSMMLPGGIPILGPLSPGLPYSTSHTSSPTTHLTSVSLSNNSLGGTLPTNISSITGTGNTQTIITTPTKQIQQPNILRTPTSIQKVGGPHSITVSPALAATLSPSLINAVTGKPQTITINAAKVPSKIQQPQAYTITTSVGGTTVTVVTTKSVANTTGSGCVVTPVALTAINEAVESLSRPGLVTNVVQGSKISNGLQGTFTIGSPAMISESGDGTSDNPGEVTDGEVTDVGQGVAIHAGGQIQISNVSGKTPMGGIPMVVTRQGNDETSEGTEVSTDVTMADADIS from the exons GTCAAGAGGTGATCATCACCCCGCAAGCTGTGGTCTCGACGGTCCAGCAACAACAGCCTATCCAAGCACAACATGTCCAGGCCCACCAGGTGCAACAACAGACTCTTCTCCCTGCTGCGGTCCAAGGCATCACCTCGTTAGCCCAGGGGCAACTGTCGGGCGTCTCTGTTGCACCCTCGGTCACCACTAGCCAGGTCTCGGCAGTATCACAGGCCCAGGTCCAACTTGCTGCAGCAGTGGCCCAGGTTCAAGCGGCCCAACAACAGTTGCAGCAACAGCAAGCCCCTCAGTTCTTAGTTAAT AGGACCGGTGCAGCCCCTCTGATTCTCCAGGGGGGTCAGGTGGTCCAGGCCCCCATCACCATTCAGAACCTACAGAATCTGCAAGCAGCCCAGCAAATGGCGGCGGCCGCTACAGCAGTGCAG tCCCAGCCTCAGCAAGCTCTGCAAGCATCTAACCAAATCAGGACCACCATCAGCCAACCGTCGATGGGTTCGTACGCAACCAGTCTAGCTCAAAACCAAAACAATGCCGTAACCTTGGCATCTGGCCTTAACGCCCAACAACTACAATTACTGCAACAGCAGCTGCAAGGCATACAGGTGGTCAGT CCGTTTATGGACAGTAACAAGCCGTGGACTCCTTCAGGGAAACAGGACAGTCCAATGCCAGAAAGTCCAATGAACCAATACAAACAG ATCAACCCTCAACAAGTTGGTGTCGGAGGTACGCAGATACAGCAAATATCATTACAGGATTTACAGCAACTACAGCAGTTACAGCAACAGAACCCTAGCCTACAGCAGTATGTACTCCTACAGGCTGGTCAG ATGGGTAATAATGTCATCCTGCAACAGAAGCCCTCGGTGGTCCAGCAAGCGAACCTCCTCCAGCAG GTACAGGGCCAGTTGAATCTCTCCCAAGGTCAGGTGATAGTGGGAGCTGCTACCCAACAGCTACAGCAAGCCAGCAACGCTGTAGCACAAGGTGTAGCAGCCGGGCAG cAGACCCTTCAAGCAGGGAATGCCTCTACCATTCAGGTACAACATGTCcctaaaattcagacagttacCCCGGGAACCACCCACGTCATCCCCCAGTCGACCCCAGAGGAACAGATGGATCTGGAAGAGTTAGAACAGTTTGCTAAAACCTTTAAGCAAAGAAGAATCAAACTGGGCTTTACTCAG GGAGATGTCGGCCTGGCGATGGGTAAACTCTACGGAAACGATTTCAGCCAGACGACCATATCCAGATTTGAAGCTCTGAATCTCAGCTTCAAGAACATGTGCAAGCTGAAACCGCTCCTGCAGAAGTGGCTGGACGACGCGGACGTCACCATGGCCAACCCGGAGCTGCTGGGACCCCAGGCCACCGCTGATAGCATCGCACGCCGGAGGAAGAAACGCACCAGTATCGAGACGAACATCAGGGTGGCCCTAGAGAAGAGCTTCCTTCATAATTCAAAGCCCAGTTCGGAGGAGATCGCTCTCCTGGCCGAGCAGCTCGGCATGGAGAAGGAGGTGATAAGGGTGTGGTTCTGCAACCGGAGACAGAAGGAGAAGCGCATCAACCCGCCCTCCATGATGCTACCCGGTGGCATACCCATCCTGGGCCCGCTCTCGCCGGGTCTACCTTACAGTACCTCTCATACCTCGTCACCCACCACCCACTTGACCTCTGTGTCCCTGTCTAATAACTCCCTGGGTGGCACTCTTCCAACGAACATTTCGAGTATCACCGGGACCGGTAACACCCAGACCATCATCACCACACCGACCAAACAGATTCAGCAACCCAACATCCTCAGAACACCCACGAGTATTCAGAAAGTAGGCGGCCCACACAGTATAACTGTGTCGCCGGCGTTAGCGGCTACCCTGTCTCCCAGCCTGATCAATGCTGTCACCGGTAAACCCCAAACAATTACCATAAACGCTGCCAAAGTGCCATCCAAGATCCAACAACCACAGGCTTACACCATCACTACCTCCGTGGGCGGCACCACCGTCACGGTGGTGACCACCAAGTCGGTGGCTAACACCACCGGCTCTGGTTGTGTGGTGACCCCCGTGGCTCTGACCGCCATCAATGAAGCGGTGGAGTCTTTATCCAGACCGGGATTAGTCACCAACGTTGTTCAGGGTTCCAAGATAAGCAACGGCCTACAGGGTACGTTTACCATCGGGTCCCCTGCCATGATCAGCGAATCAGGAGACGGCACCTCGGACAACCCTGGTGAAGTAACAGATGGTGAGGTAACAGATGTCGGCCAGGGAGTAGCTATCCACGCAGGCGGCCAAATCCAGATTTCC AACGTTAGCGGTAAGACGCCAATGGGTGGGATCCCGATGGTGGTGACTCGTCAAGGTAACGATGAGACTTCGGAGGGTACAGAAGTATCGACAGATGTTACCATGGCGGACGCCGATATTTCCTAA
- the LOC139977618 gene encoding uncharacterized protein isoform X2, producing the protein MADNGVEEKTDSQEGVLIMNTSVGSESQAASQDNPGQEVIITPQAVVSTVQQQQPIQAQHVQAHQVQQQTLLPAAVQGITSLAQGQLSGVSVAPSVTTSQVSAVSQAQVQLAAAVAQVQAAQQQLQQQQAPQFLVNRTGAAPLILQGGQVVQAPITIQNLQNLQAAQQMAAAATAVQSQPQQALQASNQIRTTISQPSMGSYATSLAQNQNNAVTLASGLNAQQLQLLQQQLQGIQVVSPFMDSNKPWTPSGKQDSPMPESPMNQYKQINPQQVGVGGTQIQQISLQDLQQLQQLQQQNPSLQQYVLLQAGQMGNNVILQQKPSVVQQANLLQQVQGQLNLSQGQVIVGAATQQLQQASNAVAQGVAAGQTLQAGNASTIQVQHVPKIQTVTPGTTHVIPQSTPEEQMDLEELEQFAKTFKQRRIKLGFTQGDVGLAMGKLYGNDFSQTTISRFEALNLSFKNMCKLKPLLQKWLDDADVTMANPELLGPQATADSIARRRKKRTSIETNIRVALEKSFLHNSKPSSEEIALLAEQLGMEKEVIRVWFCNRRQKEKRINPPSMMLPGGIPILGPLSPGLPYSTSHTSSPTTHLTSVSLSNNSLGGTLPTNISSITGTGNTQTIITTPTKQIQQPNILRTPTSIQKVGGPHSITVSPALAATLSPSLINAVTGKPQTITINAAKVPSKIQQPQAYTITTSVGGTTVTVVTTKSVANTTGSGCVVTPVALTAINEAVESLSRPGLVTNVVQGSKISNGLQGTFTIGSPAMISESGDGTSDNPGEVTDGEVTDVGQGVAIHAGGQIQISNVSGKTPMGGIPMVVTRQGNDETSEGTEVSTDVTMADADIS; encoded by the exons GTCAAGAGGTGATCATCACCCCGCAAGCTGTGGTCTCGACGGTCCAGCAACAACAGCCTATCCAAGCACAACATGTCCAGGCCCACCAGGTGCAACAACAGACTCTTCTCCCTGCTGCGGTCCAAGGCATCACCTCGTTAGCCCAGGGGCAACTGTCGGGCGTCTCTGTTGCACCCTCGGTCACCACTAGCCAGGTCTCGGCAGTATCACAGGCCCAGGTCCAACTTGCTGCAGCAGTGGCCCAGGTTCAAGCGGCCCAACAACAGTTGCAGCAACAGCAAGCCCCTCAGTTCTTAGTTAAT AGGACCGGTGCAGCCCCTCTGATTCTCCAGGGGGGTCAGGTGGTCCAGGCCCCCATCACCATTCAGAACCTACAGAATCTGCAAGCAGCCCAGCAAATGGCGGCGGCCGCTACAGCAGTGCAG tCCCAGCCTCAGCAAGCTCTGCAAGCATCTAACCAAATCAGGACCACCATCAGCCAACCGTCGATGGGTTCGTACGCAACCAGTCTAGCTCAAAACCAAAACAATGCCGTAACCTTGGCATCTGGCCTTAACGCCCAACAACTACAATTACTGCAACAGCAGCTGCAAGGCATACAGGTGGTCAGT CCGTTTATGGACAGTAACAAGCCGTGGACTCCTTCAGGGAAACAGGACAGTCCAATGCCAGAAAGTCCAATGAACCAATACAAACAG ATCAACCCTCAACAAGTTGGTGTCGGAGGTACGCAGATACAGCAAATATCATTACAGGATTTACAGCAACTACAGCAGTTACAGCAACAGAACCCTAGCCTACAGCAGTATGTACTCCTACAGGCTGGTCAG ATGGGTAATAATGTCATCCTGCAACAGAAGCCCTCGGTGGTCCAGCAAGCGAACCTCCTCCAGCAG GTACAGGGCCAGTTGAATCTCTCCCAAGGTCAGGTGATAGTGGGAGCTGCTACCCAACAGCTACAGCAAGCCAGCAACGCTGTAGCACAAGGTGTAGCAGCCGGGCAG ACCCTTCAAGCAGGGAATGCCTCTACCATTCAGGTACAACATGTCcctaaaattcagacagttacCCCGGGAACCACCCACGTCATCCCCCAGTCGACCCCAGAGGAACAGATGGATCTGGAAGAGTTAGAACAGTTTGCTAAAACCTTTAAGCAAAGAAGAATCAAACTGGGCTTTACTCAG GGAGATGTCGGCCTGGCGATGGGTAAACTCTACGGAAACGATTTCAGCCAGACGACCATATCCAGATTTGAAGCTCTGAATCTCAGCTTCAAGAACATGTGCAAGCTGAAACCGCTCCTGCAGAAGTGGCTGGACGACGCGGACGTCACCATGGCCAACCCGGAGCTGCTGGGACCCCAGGCCACCGCTGATAGCATCGCACGCCGGAGGAAGAAACGCACCAGTATCGAGACGAACATCAGGGTGGCCCTAGAGAAGAGCTTCCTTCATAATTCAAAGCCCAGTTCGGAGGAGATCGCTCTCCTGGCCGAGCAGCTCGGCATGGAGAAGGAGGTGATAAGGGTGTGGTTCTGCAACCGGAGACAGAAGGAGAAGCGCATCAACCCGCCCTCCATGATGCTACCCGGTGGCATACCCATCCTGGGCCCGCTCTCGCCGGGTCTACCTTACAGTACCTCTCATACCTCGTCACCCACCACCCACTTGACCTCTGTGTCCCTGTCTAATAACTCCCTGGGTGGCACTCTTCCAACGAACATTTCGAGTATCACCGGGACCGGTAACACCCAGACCATCATCACCACACCGACCAAACAGATTCAGCAACCCAACATCCTCAGAACACCCACGAGTATTCAGAAAGTAGGCGGCCCACACAGTATAACTGTGTCGCCGGCGTTAGCGGCTACCCTGTCTCCCAGCCTGATCAATGCTGTCACCGGTAAACCCCAAACAATTACCATAAACGCTGCCAAAGTGCCATCCAAGATCCAACAACCACAGGCTTACACCATCACTACCTCCGTGGGCGGCACCACCGTCACGGTGGTGACCACCAAGTCGGTGGCTAACACCACCGGCTCTGGTTGTGTGGTGACCCCCGTGGCTCTGACCGCCATCAATGAAGCGGTGGAGTCTTTATCCAGACCGGGATTAGTCACCAACGTTGTTCAGGGTTCCAAGATAAGCAACGGCCTACAGGGTACGTTTACCATCGGGTCCCCTGCCATGATCAGCGAATCAGGAGACGGCACCTCGGACAACCCTGGTGAAGTAACAGATGGTGAGGTAACAGATGTCGGCCAGGGAGTAGCTATCCACGCAGGCGGCCAAATCCAGATTTCC AACGTTAGCGGTAAGACGCCAATGGGTGGGATCCCGATGGTGGTGACTCGTCAAGGTAACGATGAGACTTCGGAGGGTACAGAAGTATCGACAGATGTTACCATGGCGGACGCCGATATTTCCTAA
- the LOC139977618 gene encoding uncharacterized protein isoform X1, producing MADNGVEEKTDSQEGVLIMNTSVGSESQAASQDNPGQEVIITPQAVVSTVQQQQPIQAQHVQAHQVQQQTLLPAAVQGITSLAQGQLSGVSVAPSVTTSQVSAVSQAQVQLAAAVAQVQAAQQQLQQQQAPQFLVNRTGAAPLILQGGQVVQAPITIQNLQNLQAAQQMAAAATAVQSQPQQALQASNQIRTTISQPSMGSYATSLAQNQNNAVTLASGLNAQQLQLLQQQLQGIQVVSPFMDSNKPWTPSGKQDSPMPESPMNQYKQINPQQVGVGGTQIQQISLQDLQQLQQLQQQNPSLQQYVLLQAGQMGNNVILQQKPSVVQQANLLQQVQGQLNLSQGQVIVGAATQQLQQASNAVAQGVAAGQQTLQAGNASTIQVQHVPKIQTVTPGTTHVIPQSTPEEQMDLEELEQFAKTFKQRRIKLGFTQGDVGLAMGKLYGNDFSQTTISRFEALNLSFKNMCKLKPLLQKWLDDADVTMANPELLGPQATADSIARRRKKRTSIETNIRVALEKSFLHNSKPSSEEIALLAEQLGMEKEVIRVWFCNRRQKEKRINPPSMMLPGGIPILGPLSPGLPYSTSHTSSPTTHLTSVSLSNNSLGGTLPTNISSITGTGNTQTIITTPTKQIQQPNILRTPTSIQKVGGPHSITVSPALAATLSPSLINAVTGKPQTITINAAKVPSKIQQPQAYTITTSVGGTTVTVVTTKSVANTTGSGCVVTPVALTAINEAVESLSRPGLVTNVVQGSKISNGLQGTFTIGSPAMISESGDGTSDNPGEVTDGEVTDVGQGVAIHAGGQIQISNVSGKTPMGGIPMVVTRQGNDETSEGTEVSTDVTMADADIS from the exons GTCAAGAGGTGATCATCACCCCGCAAGCTGTGGTCTCGACGGTCCAGCAACAACAGCCTATCCAAGCACAACATGTCCAGGCCCACCAGGTGCAACAACAGACTCTTCTCCCTGCTGCGGTCCAAGGCATCACCTCGTTAGCCCAGGGGCAACTGTCGGGCGTCTCTGTTGCACCCTCGGTCACCACTAGCCAGGTCTCGGCAGTATCACAGGCCCAGGTCCAACTTGCTGCAGCAGTGGCCCAGGTTCAAGCGGCCCAACAACAGTTGCAGCAACAGCAAGCCCCTCAGTTCTTAGTTAAT AGGACCGGTGCAGCCCCTCTGATTCTCCAGGGGGGTCAGGTGGTCCAGGCCCCCATCACCATTCAGAACCTACAGAATCTGCAAGCAGCCCAGCAAATGGCGGCGGCCGCTACAGCAGTGCAG tCCCAGCCTCAGCAAGCTCTGCAAGCATCTAACCAAATCAGGACCACCATCAGCCAACCGTCGATGGGTTCGTACGCAACCAGTCTAGCTCAAAACCAAAACAATGCCGTAACCTTGGCATCTGGCCTTAACGCCCAACAACTACAATTACTGCAACAGCAGCTGCAAGGCATACAGGTGGTCAGT CCGTTTATGGACAGTAACAAGCCGTGGACTCCTTCAGGGAAACAGGACAGTCCAATGCCAGAAAGTCCAATGAACCAATACAAACAG ATCAACCCTCAACAAGTTGGTGTCGGAGGTACGCAGATACAGCAAATATCATTACAGGATTTACAGCAACTACAGCAGTTACAGCAACAGAACCCTAGCCTACAGCAGTATGTACTCCTACAGGCTGGTCAG ATGGGTAATAATGTCATCCTGCAACAGAAGCCCTCGGTGGTCCAGCAAGCGAACCTCCTCCAGCAG GTACAGGGCCAGTTGAATCTCTCCCAAGGTCAGGTGATAGTGGGAGCTGCTACCCAACAGCTACAGCAAGCCAGCAACGCTGTAGCACAAGGTGTAGCAGCCGGGCAG cAGACCCTTCAAGCAGGGAATGCCTCTACCATTCAGGTACAACATGTCcctaaaattcagacagttacCCCGGGAACCACCCACGTCATCCCCCAGTCGACCCCAGAGGAACAGATGGATCTGGAAGAGTTAGAACAGTTTGCTAAAACCTTTAAGCAAAGAAGAATCAAACTGGGCTTTACTCAG GGAGATGTCGGCCTGGCGATGGGTAAACTCTACGGAAACGATTTCAGCCAGACGACCATATCCAGATTTGAAGCTCTGAATCTCAGCTTCAAGAACATGTGCAAGCTGAAACCGCTCCTGCAGAAGTGGCTGGACGACGCGGACGTCACCATGGCCAACCCGGAGCTGCTGGGACCCCAGGCCACCGCTGATAGCATCGCACGCCGGAGGAAGAAACGCACCAGTATCGAGACGAACATCAGGGTGGCCCTAGAGAAGAGCTTCCTTCATAATTCAAAGCCCAGTTCGGAGGAGATCGCTCTCCTGGCCGAGCAGCTCGGCATGGAGAAGGAGGTGATAAGGGTGTGGTTCTGCAACCGGAGACAGAAGGAGAAGCGCATCAACCCGCCCTCCATGATGCTACCCGGTGGCATACCCATCCTGGGCCCGCTCTCGCCGGGTCTACCTTACAGTACCTCTCATACCTCGTCACCCACCACCCACTTGACCTCTGTGTCCCTGTCTAATAACTCCCTGGGTGGCACTCTTCCAACGAACATTTCGAGTATCACCGGGACCGGTAACACCCAGACCATCATCACCACACCGACCAAACAGATTCAGCAACCCAACATCCTCAGAACACCCACGAGTATTCAGAAAGTAGGCGGCCCACACAGTATAACTGTGTCGCCGGCGTTAGCGGCTACCCTGTCTCCCAGCCTGATCAATGCTGTCACCGGTAAACCCCAAACAATTACCATAAACGCTGCCAAAGTGCCATCCAAGATCCAACAACCACAGGCTTACACCATCACTACCTCCGTGGGCGGCACCACCGTCACGGTGGTGACCACCAAGTCGGTGGCTAACACCACCGGCTCTGGTTGTGTGGTGACCCCCGTGGCTCTGACCGCCATCAATGAAGCGGTGGAGTCTTTATCCAGACCGGGATTAGTCACCAACGTTGTTCAGGGTTCCAAGATAAGCAACGGCCTACAGGGTACGTTTACCATCGGGTCCCCTGCCATGATCAGCGAATCAGGAGACGGCACCTCGGACAACCCTGGTGAAGTAACAGATGGTGAGGTAACAGATGTCGGCCAGGGAGTAGCTATCCACGCAGGCGGCCAAATCCAGATTTCC AACGTTAGCGGTAAGACGCCAATGGGTGGGATCCCGATGGTGGTGACTCGTCAAGGTAACGATGAGACTTCGGAGGGTACAGAAGTATCGACAGATGTTACCATGGCGGACGCCGATATTTCCTAA
- the LOC139977618 gene encoding uncharacterized protein isoform X4, with protein sequence MADNGVEEKTDSQEGVLIMNTSVGSESQAASQDNPGQEVIITPQAVVSTVQQQQPIQAQHVQAHQVQQQTLLPAAVQGITSLAQGQLSGVSVAPSVTTSQVSAVSQAQVQLAAAVAQVQAAQQQLQQQQAPQFLVNRTGAAPLILQGGQVVQAPITIQNLQNLQAAQQMAAAATAVQSQPQQALQASNQIRTTISQPSMGSYATSLAQNQNNAVTLASGLNAQQLQLLQQQLQGIQVVSINPQQVGVGGTQIQQISLQDLQQLQQLQQQNPSLQQYVLLQAGQMGNNVILQQKPSVVQQANLLQQVQGQLNLSQGQVIVGAATQQLQQASNAVAQGVAAGQQTLQAGNASTIQVQHVPKIQTVTPGTTHVIPQSTPEEQMDLEELEQFAKTFKQRRIKLGFTQGDVGLAMGKLYGNDFSQTTISRFEALNLSFKNMCKLKPLLQKWLDDADVTMANPELLGPQATADSIARRRKKRTSIETNIRVALEKSFLHNSKPSSEEIALLAEQLGMEKEVIRVWFCNRRQKEKRINPPSMMLPGGIPILGPLSPGLPYSTSHTSSPTTHLTSVSLSNNSLGGTLPTNISSITGTGNTQTIITTPTKQIQQPNILRTPTSIQKVGGPHSITVSPALAATLSPSLINAVTGKPQTITINAAKVPSKIQQPQAYTITTSVGGTTVTVVTTKSVANTTGSGCVVTPVALTAINEAVESLSRPGLVTNVVQGSKISNGLQGTFTIGSPAMISESGDGTSDNPGEVTDGEVTDVGQGVAIHAGGQIQISNVSGKTPMGGIPMVVTRQGNDETSEGTEVSTDVTMADADIS encoded by the exons GTCAAGAGGTGATCATCACCCCGCAAGCTGTGGTCTCGACGGTCCAGCAACAACAGCCTATCCAAGCACAACATGTCCAGGCCCACCAGGTGCAACAACAGACTCTTCTCCCTGCTGCGGTCCAAGGCATCACCTCGTTAGCCCAGGGGCAACTGTCGGGCGTCTCTGTTGCACCCTCGGTCACCACTAGCCAGGTCTCGGCAGTATCACAGGCCCAGGTCCAACTTGCTGCAGCAGTGGCCCAGGTTCAAGCGGCCCAACAACAGTTGCAGCAACAGCAAGCCCCTCAGTTCTTAGTTAAT AGGACCGGTGCAGCCCCTCTGATTCTCCAGGGGGGTCAGGTGGTCCAGGCCCCCATCACCATTCAGAACCTACAGAATCTGCAAGCAGCCCAGCAAATGGCGGCGGCCGCTACAGCAGTGCAG tCCCAGCCTCAGCAAGCTCTGCAAGCATCTAACCAAATCAGGACCACCATCAGCCAACCGTCGATGGGTTCGTACGCAACCAGTCTAGCTCAAAACCAAAACAATGCCGTAACCTTGGCATCTGGCCTTAACGCCCAACAACTACAATTACTGCAACAGCAGCTGCAAGGCATACAGGTGGTCAGT ATCAACCCTCAACAAGTTGGTGTCGGAGGTACGCAGATACAGCAAATATCATTACAGGATTTACAGCAACTACAGCAGTTACAGCAACAGAACCCTAGCCTACAGCAGTATGTACTCCTACAGGCTGGTCAG ATGGGTAATAATGTCATCCTGCAACAGAAGCCCTCGGTGGTCCAGCAAGCGAACCTCCTCCAGCAG GTACAGGGCCAGTTGAATCTCTCCCAAGGTCAGGTGATAGTGGGAGCTGCTACCCAACAGCTACAGCAAGCCAGCAACGCTGTAGCACAAGGTGTAGCAGCCGGGCAG cAGACCCTTCAAGCAGGGAATGCCTCTACCATTCAGGTACAACATGTCcctaaaattcagacagttacCCCGGGAACCACCCACGTCATCCCCCAGTCGACCCCAGAGGAACAGATGGATCTGGAAGAGTTAGAACAGTTTGCTAAAACCTTTAAGCAAAGAAGAATCAAACTGGGCTTTACTCAG GGAGATGTCGGCCTGGCGATGGGTAAACTCTACGGAAACGATTTCAGCCAGACGACCATATCCAGATTTGAAGCTCTGAATCTCAGCTTCAAGAACATGTGCAAGCTGAAACCGCTCCTGCAGAAGTGGCTGGACGACGCGGACGTCACCATGGCCAACCCGGAGCTGCTGGGACCCCAGGCCACCGCTGATAGCATCGCACGCCGGAGGAAGAAACGCACCAGTATCGAGACGAACATCAGGGTGGCCCTAGAGAAGAGCTTCCTTCATAATTCAAAGCCCAGTTCGGAGGAGATCGCTCTCCTGGCCGAGCAGCTCGGCATGGAGAAGGAGGTGATAAGGGTGTGGTTCTGCAACCGGAGACAGAAGGAGAAGCGCATCAACCCGCCCTCCATGATGCTACCCGGTGGCATACCCATCCTGGGCCCGCTCTCGCCGGGTCTACCTTACAGTACCTCTCATACCTCGTCACCCACCACCCACTTGACCTCTGTGTCCCTGTCTAATAACTCCCTGGGTGGCACTCTTCCAACGAACATTTCGAGTATCACCGGGACCGGTAACACCCAGACCATCATCACCACACCGACCAAACAGATTCAGCAACCCAACATCCTCAGAACACCCACGAGTATTCAGAAAGTAGGCGGCCCACACAGTATAACTGTGTCGCCGGCGTTAGCGGCTACCCTGTCTCCCAGCCTGATCAATGCTGTCACCGGTAAACCCCAAACAATTACCATAAACGCTGCCAAAGTGCCATCCAAGATCCAACAACCACAGGCTTACACCATCACTACCTCCGTGGGCGGCACCACCGTCACGGTGGTGACCACCAAGTCGGTGGCTAACACCACCGGCTCTGGTTGTGTGGTGACCCCCGTGGCTCTGACCGCCATCAATGAAGCGGTGGAGTCTTTATCCAGACCGGGATTAGTCACCAACGTTGTTCAGGGTTCCAAGATAAGCAACGGCCTACAGGGTACGTTTACCATCGGGTCCCCTGCCATGATCAGCGAATCAGGAGACGGCACCTCGGACAACCCTGGTGAAGTAACAGATGGTGAGGTAACAGATGTCGGCCAGGGAGTAGCTATCCACGCAGGCGGCCAAATCCAGATTTCC AACGTTAGCGGTAAGACGCCAATGGGTGGGATCCCGATGGTGGTGACTCGTCAAGGTAACGATGAGACTTCGGAGGGTACAGAAGTATCGACAGATGTTACCATGGCGGACGCCGATATTTCCTAA